The following DNA comes from Phycisphaerae bacterium.
GTTTATCGTTGACGCGCCGAGCGGCTACATGAGCCCGCCTCAACCGTTTGCCGATTGCCGGCGGTTCATGGCGGACCAGTTCGCACGCGGATTCCGGTGTGAGACGTTGATTGCGGGCCACGATTACCCGGCCGTCGGCGCTCTGTTTGCCGCGATGGAGGCGGACGTTCGCGTTCCTGGCGACATGAAGGTCATATCCGCCATGCGCAATGCGGTCGAGGGGCTTTCGCCGATGCGGCTGACGACGGTGGACTTCAACCTGGCTGAGGAAGGCCGGTTGGCGATGAAGCTTCTGAGCCGCCGCATCGACGGTTACACCGGACCGATCGAGGTGCATCACACGCCGGTGGAGTTGATCGAGGGAGAAACGGCGTAGGAATTGCTGATTGCCGATTGTTGATTGCTGATTTGGGGAAGAACATGCAAACGAGACGCCAGATTGCCTTTTCCACAGATTCGAGATCATTTACGTTGATCGAGCTGTTGGTGGTGGTGGCGATTATCGCCGTGCTGGTGTCGATTTTGCTGCCGGCGTTGACGGCGGCGAGAGAGGCGGCGAGGGAGGTGGCGTGCGGGAGCAACCTGCGTCAGATGGGGTACGCCATAGGCGTTTACGCCAATGACAGCGCGGGGTTGATGCCGACGTCGGGCGGGATCGGAGGCGATGTTTACTGGATGAGTCCTCGCCACCCGCTGGCTGGGTACTTCGGCATTCCCAGCGAGATTCGCGCGATGCCGGCGGGCGATCCGTACCGGCTGGCGTGTCAGCAGTGGTACTTGAAGAGCATCTTCAAGTGCCCGTCGGAGTCCGCGCCGCCGATTTTGAGTTGGGGCGAGTGCCCGTGGCCCGACTACACGGCCAACGGCTGGTGTCTGCCCGATTTGGCCTTCTGGCACAGCCACGGTCTGGGCACGATGCGGAGCGGCTGGCAACTCGATTCGATCAACCATCCCTCCACCTTCGTCGCGGTCACCGAGCGTCCGCAGATCGGCATCTGGCCGCACCATGACGGAAACGCGGTGCATTGGTCGACGGACCAGTACGTGATCGGGCGTCACGGCGACCGCCTCAACCTCCTCATGACCGACTGGCACACCGAAAGCATGATGCTGGGTGAACTGAGATTGACCAGCACCCTCGAGATTTATTACTACGATCACGGCCACATGTGGCAGTAGAATCCCCGCCAATTGTTGTTTTCGAAACGTTGACGGCATTCCTGGAGCGGAACTATGGCAGAGAAGAAGCGCATCGTCATGGAAGTGGATTACGCCGACCTGGCCTGGCACGGTTTTAGCCGCGAGAAGCTGGAGCGGTTTTTCGAGAAGACGGCGCGGGCGGGGATGCGGGAGATGTACTGGAGCGTGACGTGCTGCGGGCTGGCTGAGTATCACAGCCGGATCATGCCGTGGTACGACGGTCGGGATCGGCGGGTCGGGTCGAGGAGTTGCGCCGCGACGATCCACGCCTACGACGGTCTGGCCGCTGCGGTCGAGTTGGGCAAGACGTATGGCGTGCGGATCATCCCGTATTTCCGCATGTTCGACGACTACTTTTCGGGCATGGTGGACGAGTATATCGACGGGTTGCCCGGCGGCTGGTGGGAGAGTCGCTGCGGTCATTTTCAACTTCGCGGCTGGCCAAGCTACTGGCTGGACGAGGTGCGCGACTACAAGCTGCGGATCGTGGCGGAGATCGCCTCGTACGGGATCGACGCGATGCTCTTCGGGCTGACGCGGTCGCACTCGCTGTACGTGAATCCGTTCCGCCAGCCGCATTTTTGGGGATACAATCAGCCGGTGGCGGACGAGTTTCGCCGGCGGCACGGCGTGGATATCCGTAAGTTCGACTACATCGACCACGAAGTGACGAGCGAAGGTCCGTTCGCGTGGAAGGATCTCATGTTCGTCCATCGGTACAACTACGTCGGGGCTGAGGCGTTCGATTTGCCGGCGTGGCACGCGCTGAAGGGCGAGTACTCGATCCGGTTCATCCGCGAGGCCCGCAAGCTCTTGGGTCCCAAGCCACACGTGGCGATCGAGGCGAGCCACTTCGCCTGTCTGCCCTTCGCCGATCCGGCGGATGAGTTCCCGGCCAAGCACACGTTCGATCCGGCGGCGCTGGCCCGCGAGGGCGTGATCGACGAGTGGACGGTCTCGTGGAACTGGCGGCCGGGCGGCTTCGATTTCGACCGGCCGCTTTTGCCCGCGTTCCAGCCGGTGCTGGACGCCGGGGCGATCATTACGCTCTGGCTGAACGATTTCTTCAGTCCCACCGGTGGTGAGTTCGCCAAGCACGTGACGCCGCAGGACGTTGAGACCTACCTGGCCCGTGTGCTCGAGAGCAAGTTCCCGTCGGCCAGTATCCATGAGGCGGATTTCCTTCTTCAGAATCCGCACGCCGAGGAAATCTGGAAGGTCTTCGAGCGGATGCTCGGTTGATGAGGACGTGAGGTCGTTTTGGTCGATCTGGCTTTCCTTTGGAAAACGGCACGGAGCACGCGGACGAAGACAAGAAGCCAGTAGCCAGTAGCCAGAATGGAGAAGGAAGACTCCGCCGAGGGCGGCGGAGCTACGCCTCGTTGTCTGGCGTTTTGTTCCTGTGCTCCTGATTTCCCGCTGTTGACATTCTTCCTTTGTTCCGGGTAATCTGCCTGTTATGCAGACGCCGCGCGACAATGTCCTTCGGGCGATCCGTCATGAGCCGCCGGAGCAACTGCCGGCCACGCTGTATCTTGAGGAAGGCCTTAAGCGCCGGCTTGAGGAGTGTGGCTATCGCCGCGACGAGCAGTTCGTCAATGACACCGTCCGGATTCTCTGGAACGTCGAGCACCGGATCGTGGACGAGAGTACGTTCTTCGATCCGTTCGGCGTTCGCTGGCAGCGATCGTCCGGGGCCTACTTTTTCGAGGATCCGCCGCTTGTCGAGCCCGACGCCGGGCGGATTCCCCGCATCAAGTTGTTGCCCGACAATGAGGTGCAGCGGATCGTCTCGATCCGGCAGGCCCATCCCGATCGCTTCATTTTCTACCAGTTCACGATGACCTTCGGCGAGCGTCTCTGGGCGTTGCGGGGCATGGAGGAATATCTGATGGACCTGGCCGTCCATCCGACATTCGTTCACGAGGCCCTCGACCGCCTGCTCGAGATGCACATGGAGGCGCTCGATGTTCTGGTGACCCTGCCGCTTGACGGGATCACGTTCGGCGACGATTTCGGCAGCCAGAAGGGCTTGATGATCAGCCCGGGCGCATTTCGCACGTTCTACAAGCCGCGTCTGGCGGCGATGTACCGGCGCGTTCGCGAGGCGGGCATGGTGGTCGGCGCGCACTCGTGCGGCGACAACACGGCGATCATGGGCGACTACGTGGACATCGGCTTGGAAGTCTTTCACCCGCTTCAGCCCGAGTGCATGGACATCGCGGCGATCAAGCGCGACTTCGGCCGGCACCTGGCGTTTCGGGGCGGGATCGGCACGCAGGGCGCAGCGGCCCACGGCACGCCGGAGGAGGCCCGTTCGGCTGTGTTCAATACGGCGAGAATTCTTTCCGACGGCGGCGGCTACCTTCTGGAGCCGTGCAAGCCCCTGCCGTCCGAGGCCCCGCTTGAGACCGCTTTGGCGTTTATCGAGGCGATGCAGGAGGCCCGCTCCTACCGTTTTCCCTGATGGCT
Coding sequences within:
- a CDS encoding DUF1559 domain-containing protein, with the translated sequence MQTRRQIAFSTDSRSFTLIELLVVVAIIAVLVSILLPALTAAREAAREVACGSNLRQMGYAIGVYANDSAGLMPTSGGIGGDVYWMSPRHPLAGYFGIPSEIRAMPAGDPYRLACQQWYLKSIFKCPSESAPPILSWGECPWPDYTANGWCLPDLAFWHSHGLGTMRSGWQLDSINHPSTFVAVTERPQIGIWPHHDGNAVHWSTDQYVIGRHGDRLNLLMTDWHTESMMLGELRLTSTLEIYYYDHGHMWQ